DNA from Limnohabitans sp.:
TCGCCTTTGACCACGTCCACCTTTTCGCTGTCGCGGGTGATTTTGCGCAGCGGGTTGCGGGTGGAGTGGTACATGGCCGTGGCGGTGGCCATGGGGCTGGGATAAAAGGTTTGCACCTGGTCGGCCCGAAAGCCGTTCTTTTTGAGCCAGATGGCCAGGTTCATCATGTCTTCGTCGCTGGTGCCCGGATGGGCGGCGATGAAGTACGGGATGAGGAACTGCTTTTTGCCCACTTCTTCGCTGTACTTGTCGAACATCGACTTGAAGCGGTCGTAGCTGCCGATGCCCGGCTTCATCATCTTGGACAGCGGGCCGCCCTCGGTGTGCTCGGGCGCAATTTTCAGGTAGCCGCCCACATGGTGCTGCACCAGCTCTTTCACGTATTCGGGCGACTGCACGGCCAGGTCGTAGCGCAGGCCAGAGCCGATCAAAATCTTTTTGATGCCCTTCAAGTTGCGCGCCCGGCGGTACATGTTGATCAGCGGGCCGTGGTCGGTGGTCAGGTTCTGGCAGATACCTGGGAATACACAGCTGGGTTTGCGGCAGGCCGATTCGATCTCGGGGCTCTTGCAGCCCAGGCGGTACATGTTGGCGGTGGGGCCGCCCAGGTCAGAGATGACGCCAGTGAAGCCTTTGACCTTGTCGCGGATGTCTTCGACCTCGCGGATGACGGATTCTTCGGAGCGGCTTTGGATAATGCGGCCTTCGTGCTCGGTGATGGAGCAAAAGGTGCAGCCGCCAAAGCAGCCGCGCATGATGTTCACGCTGAAGCGGATCATCTCCCACGCTGGGATCTTGGTCGCGTGGTCGTGGCTGCCGTTTTCGTCGGCATAGCGCGGGTGCGGGCTGCGGGCATAGGGCAGGTCAAACACATGGTCCATCTCTGCGGTGGTGAGCGGGATGGGCGGCGGCGTGATCCACACGTCGCGTGCCAATCGTTTGGAATTGACATCGCCATCAAGGCCTTCGCCATGCGCTTGCACCAGGCAGCGGGCGTTGCCGGGGTTGGTTTCCAGGTGCAGCACGCGGTTGGCGTGGGCGTAGAGCACGGCATCTTGCTTGACCTGCTCGTAGCTCGGCAGACGGATCACGCTTTTGTCGCGGGGCGGGACTTTGTGGGTGCCTTTGCCGCGCAGTGCTGGGTTGGGCACAAAAGTCAGCGGCTGAGTGATGGGCTGAATAGCGGCTTGCACGGTGCGGGCCTGGGCCACGGCGGCGGACAAATCGGCTTCAACACTTTGGACGTTTTGCGCGTTGTGGCCCTCGGCCACTTCTTTGGCTTCTTCTTCGCGGGCGCAAGTGGCACCCTGCTCCCGCGCTTGGTCCGAAATCATCAGATAGGGGTTGATGTGCGCTTCCACATGGCCGGGGGCGTCCACGCTGGTGGAGTCGATTTCAAACCAGCCTTCTGGGGTCTCGCGGCGCACAAAGGCTGTGCCGCGCACGTCGGTGATCTGGGCTACCGGCTCACGGGCTGCCAGGCGGTGGGCGATTTCGACAATCGCCCGCTCAGCGTTGCCGTACAAGAGCAAATCGCATTTGCTGTCCACCACCACCGAGCGGCGGACTTTGTCAGACCAATAGTCGTAGTGCGCGATGCGGCGCAGGCTGCCTTCGATGCCGCCCAGCACGATGGGCACTTCGGGGAAGGCTTCGCGGCAGCGCTGGCTGTAGACGATGGCGGCGCGGTCAGGCCGTTTGCCGCCCAAATCACCCGCGGTGTATGCGTCGTCGGTGCGGATTTTGCGGTCCGCCGTGTAGCGGTTGATCATGGAGTCCATGTTGCCGCTGGTCACGCCCCAAAACAGGTTGGGTTGGCCCAGTTCTTTGAAGGCGTCGGCGCTGGTCCAGTCGGGCTGGGCGATGATGCCGACCCGAAAACCTTGGTTTTCCAACATGCGACCAATCACCGACATGCCAAAGCTGGGGTGGTCCACATAGGCGTCGCCCGTGACGATGATGATGTCGCAGCTGTCCCAGCCCAGTTGGGTCATTTCGGCGCGGCTCATCGGCAAAAACGGGGCCGTGCCAAAGCGCTGCGCCCAGTACTTGCGGTAACTGGTCAGGGGTTTGGCGTCACGCGGGAAGAAAGAGACGTCGGTGAAAGCGTTCATGTACAGGGCACGGGGGAGTGCCCACCAGTGTAAGGTTTTGGTGGTAAGCCTGCGGTCTGGATGGGAATCAGGTCATGACGCAATCGGCAAAGTAGCGCTTCTTGCCGTCATCGTCCTTGATCTCCACCAAGCCATGGATGTCCGTTTCGAATCCGGGACACTTTTCATTGAACTCGCGGGCAAATTTCAAGTAATCCACGATCTTCTTGTTGAAGACTTCGCCCGGAATCAAAAGGGGAATACCAGGGGGATAAGGGGTGACCAAGCCAACGGTGATGCGCCCCTCCAGATGGTCGATTTCTACCCGCTCTGTTTTGCGCTGCGCTATGTGCGCATAAGCATCGGAAGGACGCATCGCCGGAGCAAGGTCAGACAAGTACATATCGGTCGTCAAGCGAGCAATGTCGTACCTAGCGTACATCTCGTGCACATGCTGACACAAATCGCGCAGCCCCATGCGCTCATAACGCGGGTATTTCTGGCAAAACTCAGGCATGATTTTCCACATCGGCTGGTTCTTGGCGTACTCGTCCTTGAACTGCTGCAAAGCAGTCAGCAACGTGTTCCAGCGGCCCTTGGTGATGCCGATGGTGAACATGATGAAGAAGCTGTAAAGGCCCGTCTTCTCGACCACCACACCGTGTTCGGTCAAAAACTTGCTGACGATGGACGCTGGAATGCCGGTTTTGTCGAACTTGCCATCCAGGTCCAGTCCGGGGGTGACGATGGTGGACTTGATCGGGTCGAGCATGTTGAAGCCGTCGGCCAATTGCTGGCCAAAGCCGTGCCACTTGCTGGCTTTTTTGCGAGGGTCATTGCGCAAAATCCATTCGTCAGCACGGCCTATGCCTTCATCAGCCAGCTTTTCCGGCCCCCAAACCTTGAACCACCAGTCGTTGCCATATTCGGCATCCACCTTGCGCATGGCCCGCCGGAAGTCCAGGGCCTCTGCAATGCTTTCTTCGACCAATGCGGTACCACCCGGCGGCTCCATCATGGCGGCAGCCACATCGCAGCTGGCGATGATGCTGTACTGTGGAGACGTGGAGGTATGCATGAGATAGGCCTCGTTGAAAAGAGGCCTGTCAAGTTTGACGTTCTGGGCATCCTGGACCAGCACATGGCTGGCCTGGCTGATCCCGGCCAGCAGTTTGTGGATGGATTGGGTGGCATAGACCATCGATTCCTTGGGTCGCGCGCGCTTTTTGCCCATGGCATGGTAAGGCCCATAAAACGGATGAAAAGCTGCATGGGGCAACCAAGCCTCATCAAAATGCAGGTTTTCGACATACCCATCCAGCATGCTTTTGATGGTTTCGGTGTTGTAGAGGACGCCGTCGTAGGTGGACTGCGTGAGCGTCATCACGCGGGGTTTGACCTTTTTAGGATCCACGCCCTTGAGCAATGGGTTGGCCTTGATCTTGGCCATGATCTCTGCAGGCTCAAACTCACTTTTTGGAATCGGGCCAATGATGCCGAAATGGTTGCGGGTTGGTTTCATGAAGACCGGTACTGCTCCAGTCATGATGATCGCGTGCAGGATCGATTTATGACAATTGCGGTCTACCACCACCACATCGCCAGGCGCTACTGCATGGTGCCAAACAATCTTGTTGGATGTGCTCGTGCCATTGGTTACAAAAAAACAATGGTCGGCATTGAAGATGCGCGCGGCATTACGCTCGCTTTCGCCAATGGCGCCGTTGTGGTCCAACAGTTGCCCCAACTCTTCCACCGCATTGCAAACGTCGGCGCGCAACATGTTCTCGCCATAGAACTGGTGGTACATCTGGCCCACAGGGCTCTTGAGGAAAGCCACTCCTCCAGAGTGTCCGGGACAGTGCCATGAATACGAACCGTCTTCGGCATAGTCAAGCAAGGCTTTGAAGAAAGGTGGTTGTACGCCCTCCAGATAACTCTTGGCTTCACGGATGATGTGACGCGCCACAAATTCCGGGGTGTCCTCGAACATGTGGATGAAACCATGCAACTCCCGCAGGATGTCGTTGGGCAAATGCCGCGATGTTTTGGTTTCGCCATAAATGTAGATAGGCACATCGGCGTTCTTGCGACGAACTTCGTCAATGAAGGCGCGCAAATTGATGACTGCGGGGTCCAAGTCCGGCCCGGGCGAGAACTCTTCATCGTCTATCGAGAGAATGAACGCGCTGGCTCGGCTTTGTTGTTGCGCAAACTGAGACAGATCGCCATAACTGGTCACCCCCAACACTTCAAACCCCTCGGCAATGATCGCATCTGCCAGTGCACGAATGCCCAAGCCCGAAGTGTTCTCGGAGCGGTAATCTTCGTCAATGATGACGATGGGAAAGCGGAATTTCATGGGCAGATCGGGCGTTGAGCCAACAAGAGGAGACAAAGGAATTCGAACAGAGGCGAAGTTTAAGGAAAAAAAAAGCCGTTGAGTGCCACAAATCACAAAATGCTGAAAGAAACCCGATGGCGTCCAGCGGCCTAAGGCGACTCAAGAAATGCGAACACTCTCCCGAGTAGGCATTTTCCACTGCTACAATGCGTGGCTTCGGAGCGGTGGATGAGTGGTTTAAGTCGCACGCCTGGAAAGCGTGTGTGGGTTAATAGCCCACCGCGGGTTCGAATCCCGCCTGCTCCGCCAAACAAAAAAAGCCTGCACACCTGCAGGCTTTTTTTCGTCTGTCATTTCGTGCCCGGTATCACGGGACATGAAACCGCCCCCATGTCCGGGAGCGATGGACCATCAACGTACCACAGCGATTTGTGAACGCTCGCCTCCTTTGTAGGTGTACAAGGTCAAAGCACCATTTTTGATGTCGCCTTTTTCGTCGAACGCGATGTCACCCGTCACGCCCTTGTAGGTGATGCTCTTGAGTGCTGGCAAGTACTTGGCAGGGTCGGCAGAGCCTGCATTGACCATTGCAGTGGCCATGACCTTGACCGCGTCATAGACATAAGGCGCGTAGACCTGGACATCGGCATTGAATTTGGCTTTGAAATCGGCGCGGAACTTGTCCATGCCGACCTTTTGCTCACCTTCCACACCGCCAGCTTCGGCGCACACAACGCTTTCATCACGCATCGCGTCACCCGCCAACTTGGCCAACTCCGAGGAGCAAATGCCATCTCCACCCATGAACTTGGCCTGGATGCCCAAGGACTTCATCTGACGCAACATGGGGCCGGCTACGGCGTCCATACCGCCAAAGAAAACGATGTCAGGCTTTTTGGCCTTGAGTGTGGTCAAAATCGCATTGAAATCAGAGGCCTTGTCGGTGGTGAACTCATGCCCCGCAATGGCACCACCAGCAGCAGTAACGGCCTTCTTGAACTCTTCGGCTACACCCTGACCGTAAGCTGTACGGTCATCAATCACCGCAATGCTTTTCCCTTTGAGGGTTTCGACAGCGTACTTGCCCAAAGTACCCCCGAGGTGCACATCGTCAGCCACCACGCGGAAAGCACCGGCATAACCTTGGCGGGTGTACTTGGGATTGGTCGCCGATGGCGAAATTTGGGGGATGCCCGCGGTGTTGTAAATCTGTGAAGCGGGAATGGTGGTACCTGAGTTGAGGTGACCGATGACACCGTTGACCTTGGCATCAACCAGTTTTTGTGCAGCGGCAGTGCCCTGCTTCGGATCTGCTGCGTCGTCTTCGGCCAGCAACTCGAATTTGAGGGTTTTGTCACCGATCTTCAGGCCCGCAGCATTGAGCTCTTCAATGGCCATGCGGGCGCCATTCTCATTGTCTTTGCCCAAGTGGGCAATCGCACCACTGACCGGCCCCACATGGCCAATCTTCACAACAAGCTCGCTAGAAACCACTTCCTTCTTGCCGCATGCAGCCAAAACAACTGCAGCAACCGCAACAGACACCAAAGTCAAAGAACGTGCACCAGAAAAAGTCATAGAAACTCCGAAAAAAGATTGCTTCAATTAAGCAAGCCTTAACGATACTTCAAAATCCAGCACTTTTGGCCTAGGGTAAACCAAAATCAGAGAAATTCAGGGGGAAATTGGTTTTTTGAAGACTGATTGACCTTGTGTTGCCAAGCTGTTTCAAGTGTTCGGTGCACAAGCGCAGCCGCCAAGCGGTCAAACTCAGGTCGCAACTGTTGCAACAATTCAACGGACAATGCCAAAAAGGCTTGTTTTTCTGCTGCGCGGGCATCGAGTGCGCAAGCAACAGAAGGTGGCACATCCTCGATCGCATCGCTCAAGGTGGGCATCGCGTCTGGCAAAGGACTGTGGTCGGAAGAAGGCTTGGAGATGGTGTTCATGGCTCGGAAGTCCTGGACATATCGTGTTGCTCTGGTTCATACCCCAGACTTTTGTAATGCCTCCACCGCAGACGGGCTTGCGCTTTTCCGTGGTCATCACTAGAGACAATTTCAATGAAACGCTTGAATCGGTCAAACCCTTGCGGAACCTGATCGCCCAAATTCACCAACACATCTTCCACACCCCAAACTTGGGGATGAGCACCCAAGCAGATGGGCGATGCGCTTTGTACCTGTAGAGGCGATTCCGACGTGCAATGGGCCAAAAAAGAAACATCATGAAAGCGCCACAACTCGAAATCCAGTTGTTGCAAAGTGACTGGCGCACCCACCACAGCCACACGCAATGCCTGGGCCCGAACTTTGCGCAACAGACGACAGGTGTGCAGCAACCGCTCGGCAATATTGAAGTGAAATTCGATCCGGGTCATCAAGGCAAAATGGCTCAGGCAGGTCGGCCCTTGCGTGCTGCAGTAGGCATGGCCTTGACCAAGCTTTTGCGAACACGCTTCGCGGTTTTGTTTGTTTTGGTGATTTTTTCTTGACCCGCGCCCGACACCTCGGTTCGGGATGCCAAAGTTATCAAGTATTGCAACAACAGCCCCACAGGGCGGCCAGTGGCGCCTTTGGCTGCGCCACTGCGCCAAGCCGTGCCAGCAATGTCCAAATGAGCCCAGGCGAAGCTCTTTGAGAATCGCTGCAGGAACTTGGCCGCTGTGACCGCGCCAGCTGCACGACCTGCGACGTTGGCCACGTCGGCGAAACGAGACTTCAGGCCCTCGGCATAGTCGTCATCCAGGGGCATGCGCCAGCAAGGATCCCCCGAGAAATCACCGGCCTGCTCAAGGGCACGGGCCAATGCGTCATGGCTAGAAAACAAGCCACTGCGAACAGATCCCAAGGCGATGACACAAGCGCCGGTGAGGGTGGCGATGTCAATCACCGCCTGAGGCTTGAAGCGTTCGGCATAAGTGAGCGCATCGCACAGCACCAGACGGCCTTCGGCATCGGTGTTCAAGATTTCAATGGTCTGGCCACTCATGCTGGTCACGACATCCCCGGGCTTGACTGCCAAACCATCGGGCATGTTTTCAGTTGCAGGTATCAAGCCCACCACATTGATTTTGGGCTTTAAGTAGCCCAAGGCCTTGAACACACCCAACACACTGGCAGCGCCCCCCATGTCGTACTTCATTTCGTCCATTTCGGGTGCTGGCTTGATGGAAATCCCCCCCGTGTCAAATGTGATGCCTTTGCCCACCAGGACCACAGGGGCTTGAGAAGCCGATGCGCCGCTATAACGCATGACAATGAAACGCAAGGGTTCGGCCGCGCCCTGAGCCACGGCCATGAAGGCACCCATGCCCAACTTGGCCACTTCTTTGGGGCCCAGCACCTCGCACTTGAATGCACGGCCAGTAGCAACGTCCTGGGCAGCGCGGGCCAAATGGGAAGGCGTGGCATGGTTGGCCGGACGATTGGCCCACTCCTTGGCCAACTCCACACCTGCTACCAGGGCTTGTGCATGCCGCACAGCCGACTCGAGGGCTGCAGTGACATTGGCCGAACTGAACCTTACCTGTTTGAGAGCGCGCGTTTTGGGCTGGCTCAAGGTGGTGGTGTAGCAGTAACTGGCCTCTGCCAAACCGGAAAAGGCCGATTGAAGACCTTGGGGCGTGGCATTGCCCACCACATGCAAGCCTAAATGTTTGATCTTGGCCAACTTCAACGCCCCCCAGGCCAATTGAACAGCAGCACGAATTTGAGGGGGCTGGTTGTCAGCGGTGCAAACCACCACCAGGTGGCGCGGCAAAATGCCTGGTTGGCAATACAGCGAAATGACCGCTCCTGCCTTGAGCTCAAAGTCGCCCTGCTCAATGGCTTTGGCCACCCATCGGGTCACAGGGTCATGGGCCAAGGCGTGAGGGGTCACTTGGCTCGGCCATAAAACGATCAAAGCGTCCAATTGGCCCTGTATGGCTTCAGACAGAGAAAGTTTTTGGATTTGGAAGTTCATAATTCGGGTTTTCCTGTTTTGCCAATGTTATTCCATTCCGCTTTACGCAAAGACCTGGCCCGCAACTTTGGTGCGACGCTGCTGATTTTGGTGACCATCGTCATGACGATCATCCTGATTCGCACTTTGGGCCAAGCCAGCAGAGGCAGCGTCAACCCCTCCGAGGTGATGCTGGTGATGGGCTTGAGCGTGCTGGGACAGATGACCACCATCATTACTTTGAGCTTGTTCATCGCTTGCGTCGCCACCTTGTCACGAATGTATGGAGAAAGTGAAATGGTCATCTGGTTCTCCAGTGGCCAAGGTTTGGCTCAATTCGTTCGACCACTTTTCCGCTTTTCCTGGCCGATTTTCTTGGTGATTGCCTTGCTGGCCTTGTTGGTATGGCCCTGGAGTCACCAACAAATTCAGGATTTGCGCCAGCGTTTTGAAAAAAGAAACGATGTAGAACGGATCGCACCGGGACAGTTTCAGGAGTCGGCTGGTGGTAACCGGGTGTTTTTCATCGACAAAGACAGCCCAGGTCAAAACTGGGGGAATAATGTCTTCGTTTCGAGCCGGGATGGTCGCCTTGAAAGTGTCACTACCGCATCGCAGGGCCGTATTGAATTCGTAGGACAGGACCGTTTTTTATTTCTTGAGAACGGCCAACAATGGTTAACCAACCTGGACACTGGGGTGACCCGCCTAACCCAATTTGAGCGTTACCAGTTGTTGATCGATGCCGACACGGCCCCACTCAGTGACGTGCGCAGCAGCCGCCAAAGCACCACCTTGCAACTGATTCAACAACCCACCTTGAGCAACCAGGCTGAATTGTGTTGGCGCATTGGCTTGGTGCTCACCGCCATGAACATGGTTTTGCTGGCTTTGGTGCTTTCGGCTGTGAACCCCCGCGTGGGTCGCAGTTATCACCTGGGATTGGCTTTGTTTGTGTTTGTGGCTTATTACAACCTGCTGACTGTTGGACAAAGTTGGATCAGTGCCGGGCGGGTCAGTGCGCTGTCCTTTGTCATGGCCTTGCATGGGGGCATTTTGGCCTTGTCTCTGTTATGGCTGGGCTGGCGTCACATGAATTGGAATTGGCGCAACCTGTGGACCGGGACACCGCGCCCCCAAGGAGCGCCATCATGAAAACCGTGCGCAGAATTTTGTATGGAGAAATCA
Protein-coding regions in this window:
- a CDS encoding YgiQ family radical SAM protein, which translates into the protein MNAFTDVSFFPRDAKPLTSYRKYWAQRFGTAPFLPMSRAEMTQLGWDSCDIIIVTGDAYVDHPSFGMSVIGRMLENQGFRVGIIAQPDWTSADAFKELGQPNLFWGVTSGNMDSMINRYTADRKIRTDDAYTAGDLGGKRPDRAAIVYSQRCREAFPEVPIVLGGIEGSLRRIAHYDYWSDKVRRSVVVDSKCDLLLYGNAERAIVEIAHRLAAREPVAQITDVRGTAFVRRETPEGWFEIDSTSVDAPGHVEAHINPYLMISDQAREQGATCAREEEAKEVAEGHNAQNVQSVEADLSAAVAQARTVQAAIQPITQPLTFVPNPALRGKGTHKVPPRDKSVIRLPSYEQVKQDAVLYAHANRVLHLETNPGNARCLVQAHGEGLDGDVNSKRLARDVWITPPPIPLTTAEMDHVFDLPYARSPHPRYADENGSHDHATKIPAWEMIRFSVNIMRGCFGGCTFCSITEHEGRIIQSRSEESVIREVEDIRDKVKGFTGVISDLGGPTANMYRLGCKSPEIESACRKPSCVFPGICQNLTTDHGPLINMYRRARNLKGIKKILIGSGLRYDLAVQSPEYVKELVQHHVGGYLKIAPEHTEGGPLSKMMKPGIGSYDRFKSMFDKYSEEVGKKQFLIPYFIAAHPGTSDEDMMNLAIWLKKNGFRADQVQTFYPSPMATATAMYHSTRNPLRKITRDSEKVDVVKGDKRRRLHKAFLRYHDANNWPLLREALKAMGRSDLIGNGKHHLIPNWQPLAEDGYQSARRKNSTGAGEKSSVALSTAPKRLGQPRKGQLLTQHTGLPPRRKS
- a CDS encoding arginine/lysine/ornithine decarboxylase; its protein translation is MKFRFPIVIIDEDYRSENTSGLGIRALADAIIAEGFEVLGVTSYGDLSQFAQQQSRASAFILSIDDEEFSPGPDLDPAVINLRAFIDEVRRKNADVPIYIYGETKTSRHLPNDILRELHGFIHMFEDTPEFVARHIIREAKSYLEGVQPPFFKALLDYAEDGSYSWHCPGHSGGVAFLKSPVGQMYHQFYGENMLRADVCNAVEELGQLLDHNGAIGESERNAARIFNADHCFFVTNGTSTSNKIVWHHAVAPGDVVVVDRNCHKSILHAIIMTGAVPVFMKPTRNHFGIIGPIPKSEFEPAEIMAKIKANPLLKGVDPKKVKPRVMTLTQSTYDGVLYNTETIKSMLDGYVENLHFDEAWLPHAAFHPFYGPYHAMGKKRARPKESMVYATQSIHKLLAGISQASHVLVQDAQNVKLDRPLFNEAYLMHTSTSPQYSIIASCDVAAAMMEPPGGTALVEESIAEALDFRRAMRKVDAEYGNDWWFKVWGPEKLADEGIGRADEWILRNDPRKKASKWHGFGQQLADGFNMLDPIKSTIVTPGLDLDGKFDKTGIPASIVSKFLTEHGVVVEKTGLYSFFIMFTIGITKGRWNTLLTALQQFKDEYAKNQPMWKIMPEFCQKYPRYERMGLRDLCQHVHEMYARYDIARLTTDMYLSDLAPAMRPSDAYAHIAQRKTERVEIDHLEGRITVGLVTPYPPGIPLLIPGEVFNKKIVDYLKFAREFNEKCPGFETDIHGLVEIKDDDGKKRYFADCVMT
- a CDS encoding branched-chain amino acid ABC transporter substrate-binding protein — translated: MTFSGARSLTLVSVAVAAVVLAACGKKEVVSSELVVKIGHVGPVSGAIAHLGKDNENGARMAIEELNAAGLKIGDKTLKFELLAEDDAADPKQGTAAAQKLVDAKVNGVIGHLNSGTTIPASQIYNTAGIPQISPSATNPKYTRQGYAGAFRVVADDVHLGGTLGKYAVETLKGKSIAVIDDRTAYGQGVAEEFKKAVTAAGGAIAGHEFTTDKASDFNAILTTLKAKKPDIVFFGGMDAVAGPMLRQMKSLGIQAKFMGGDGICSSELAKLAGDAMRDESVVCAEAGGVEGEQKVGMDKFRADFKAKFNADVQVYAPYVYDAVKVMATAMVNAGSADPAKYLPALKSITYKGVTGDIAFDEKGDIKNGALTLYTYKGGERSQIAVVR
- a CDS encoding DNA polymerase III subunit chi, whose protein sequence is MTRIEFHFNIAERLLHTCRLLRKVRAQALRVAVVGAPVTLQQLDFELWRFHDVSFLAHCTSESPLQVQSASPICLGAHPQVWGVEDVLVNLGDQVPQGFDRFKRFIEIVSSDDHGKAQARLRWRHYKSLGYEPEQHDMSRTSEP
- a CDS encoding leucyl aminopeptidase — translated: MNFQIQKLSLSEAIQGQLDALIVLWPSQVTPHALAHDPVTRWVAKAIEQGDFELKAGAVISLYCQPGILPRHLVVVCTADNQPPQIRAAVQLAWGALKLAKIKHLGLHVVGNATPQGLQSAFSGLAEASYCYTTTLSQPKTRALKQVRFSSANVTAALESAVRHAQALVAGVELAKEWANRPANHATPSHLARAAQDVATGRAFKCEVLGPKEVAKLGMGAFMAVAQGAAEPLRFIVMRYSGASASQAPVVLVGKGITFDTGGISIKPAPEMDEMKYDMGGAASVLGVFKALGYLKPKINVVGLIPATENMPDGLAVKPGDVVTSMSGQTIEILNTDAEGRLVLCDALTYAERFKPQAVIDIATLTGACVIALGSVRSGLFSSHDALARALEQAGDFSGDPCWRMPLDDDYAEGLKSRFADVANVAGRAAGAVTAAKFLQRFSKSFAWAHLDIAGTAWRSGAAKGATGRPVGLLLQYLITLASRTEVSGAGQEKITKTNKTAKRVRKSLVKAMPTAARKGRPA
- the lptF gene encoding LPS export ABC transporter permease LptF, with product MLFHSALRKDLARNFGATLLILVTIVMTIILIRTLGQASRGSVNPSEVMLVMGLSVLGQMTTIITLSLFIACVATLSRMYGESEMVIWFSSGQGLAQFVRPLFRFSWPIFLVIALLALLVWPWSHQQIQDLRQRFEKRNDVERIAPGQFQESAGGNRVFFIDKDSPGQNWGNNVFVSSRDGRLESVTTASQGRIEFVGQDRFLFLENGQQWLTNLDTGVTRLTQFERYQLLIDADTAPLSDVRSSRQSTTLQLIQQPTLSNQAELCWRIGLVLTAMNMVLLALVLSAVNPRVGRSYHLGLALFVFVAYYNLLTVGQSWISAGRVSALSFVMALHGGILALSLLWLGWRHMNWNWRNLWTGTPRPQGAPS